The segment CGCGTGCTCACCGGAGTCCCAGTGCGCGTCGGGCTCGGTGTCGGGCTCGGAGCACGAGGAGGCGGACGACGACGCCGCCGACGCCGCGCGCGACTCCGCGTGCGCCACGAACCGCGACGACTCCGGCATCTTCTGGATGATCAGCTCCACCTGCACACACGCGCACACGTCACTACACAACTCACCACTGACGAACGTTGGCGCGCTGGACGCCAAACCGAACTATTacgagtgtgctcacgactcgtgcctctatCTGTATCATATGATAACTCTTACCGACGGATCCTGGAAAGGCTACTACGGGTGGTATAGAGTAATCAATCCGAATGCAAATgtgaaataaaagatttttaaatatcaaatcaatTTTACCAAATATGTTTGTCAAACATTAAGAATGAATTAAGacaaatgtaacataaaaaatgagtcgcataaacatttaagtaaaaaaagtaaGGACTAATAATAACTTCACAAAGAAAAAATGGTATTCTAAATTCCATACCTTGAAATCTGGGCTATAATTTTTGTGTTGCTTGTCCTTGTGGGCGTCGTCTAACTGCCACTTATTTAATGTCAGTTTAAACGTTTCCAAGTTGGGAcctgaaattacaaaatattaattgtgataTGAGCatatataaactcaaaatacatattttttatatattgacgaaataaggttttatacgtttttttctttataatcatCAACCCTAAACAGTAATAAAGATTCGTGCTACCGATTTccataaattttgatataactGATCTGTAGTTTTGCTTTTTATCATGCCAAGATTACACGCGCCTATGTCGCTGTTGTTGCATTTTAGTTCCTGATACGCTCACGTGGCGCTGTTCAACCATAACGCAAATACCGTGCTAGAGGTACCGTCTGCAAATAAATACTCGATAATGTCGTAACTAACGGTACTGACTGTCGGGCAGCGGCGTCACTCGCTGCGCCCCCTCGGCCAGCTCGGACGCCACGAAGAACGTGTTGAACCAGAAGTGGAACATCTTCTCCTTGCCCATCTTGAGCTTGGGTTTGTTGTACACGTCGACGCGCACGTCGCCGTACAGCGGCGTGCAGTGCGTCAGGTGCACGCGCAGCCCCGTCTCCGTGCGGGACACCTCCTGGCAGCCCGACGGCGTCTGCAACACATAACAAAATCAACTTTACTCATTATACAATGAGCTCGGGCGCTGTGCGAGTCTATAGTGTACAGTGTGTAGTGCATACCTTGAATGGCGGGTGCGCCTGTGAGATGGTGGCTCCGGCGCGCTGTGCGAGCCGTTGTGTAGTGTACAGTGTGTAGTGCATACCTTGAATGGCGGGTGGGCCTGTGTGATGGCGAGCTCGGGCGCGCTGTGCGAGCCGTTGCGTAGTGTACAGTGTGTAGTGCATACCTTGAATGGCGGGTGCGCCTGCGAGATGGCGAGCTCGGGCGCGCTGTGCGAGCCGTTGCGTAGTGTACAGTGTGTAGTGCATACCTTGAATGGCGGGTGCGCCTGCGAGATGGCGAGCTCGGGCGCGCTGTGCGAGCCGTTGCGTAGTGTACAGTGTGTAGTGCATACCTTGAATGGCGGGTGCGCCTGCGAGATGGCGAGCTCGGGCGCGCTGTGCGAGCCGTTGCGTAGTGTACAGTGTGTAGTGCATACCTTGAATGGCGGGTGCGCCTGCGAGATGGCGAGCTCGGGCGCGCTGTGCGAGCCGTTGCGTAGTGTACAGTGTGTAGTGCATACCTTGAATGGCGGGTGCGCCTGCGAGATGGCGAGCTCGGGCGCGCTGTGCGAGCCGTTGCGTAGTGTACAGTGTGTAGTGCATACCTTGAATGGCGGGTGCGCCTGCGAGATGGCGAGCTCGGGCGCGCTGTGCGAGCCGTTGCGTAGTGTACAGTGTGTAGTGCATACCTTGAATGGCGGGTGCGCCTGCGAGATGGCGAGCTCGGGCGCGCTGTGCGAGCCGTTGCGTAGTGTACAGTGTGTAGTGCATACCTTGAATGGCGGGTGCGTCTGCGAGATGGCGAGCTCGGGCGCGCTGTGCGAGCCGTTGCGTAGTGTACAGTGTGTAGTGCATACCTTGAATGGCGGGTGCGCCTGCGAGATGGCGAGCTCGGGCGCGCTGTGCGAGCCGTTGCGTAGTGTACAGTGTGTAGTGCATACCTTGAATGGCGGGTGCGCCTGCGAGATGGCGAGCTCGGGCGCGCTGTGCGAGCCGTtgagcgcgggcggcgcgggcgacAGCACCAGCGACCGCACGTGCACCTTCGTGGCGCGGTACTGCACGCCCGACCGCAGCAGCGCCGCGTAGTACTCCACGTAGCGCCGCTGCGACGGGATCGTCACGCCTGCAACGCACATGTGCGATCACATTATACTCCAGACACCTCATACACTCCAAACGCACATCACGCCTGTATCCGccgaagggtaggcagagacactttccgccatgtgtgtTGCATCCCATTATGTggtaggaggcgagcctatcatcaTATTCTCTGTCATATCAGCAGATGTATGTATCAATTTAGATATTGCTGTCTCGTATCTCATATATTGAAACTTCTTCGGTCTTTGAAACTTAAAGGAAAGAGGACCGAACGTTTTACCGATCGGCCACGCTTATTTCGTGTTTAATTCGTATACTATTTCTCATATTCATTCGCACTTCGCTGATTCTATGTAATTccctatattataatcttagatCACGAATACACTTGAAATCTGCCCTAGAGAGGAAGTCTGCTAGCACTGGACAAATCttataaataacacatttggaatacatatacaataaaagACAGACAGATATAACTCGTGACCAGAAAGGTCCCTTGAGATACCAGGACCTCATGTCCTGATATCCTCTACTGCTGACCCTAAGTCGTCTAGATGTTCGCCTAGCAGTATTCACATACCGACGATATGtctaagaataaatatatcatacccTTCTCGTCTAATGTCCTCTTAGTGCCGTAGAACTTGAGCGCCTCGTCCGCGGTCGCCATCTGACCGCTGTACAGGAGGTAGCAACACACCATTGTACCTGCAACGTTACGTGTAACGTGTTACAATAGTAGCCTATATTTTCcgattgttattttaaattaataccatATCgtaccagggcccttattctctatctcacacgttattttgacagtgcgtaacaagcgcgcaacacaacgcgtcatgtttaggactatagagatttggcttacagaataccattccacgcacatttctcgaagataacatgacacggccgcgttacgcgcttacactatcatacagaataagggccctgcaaCGTTACGTGTAACGTGTTACAACAATTGCCTTTATTTCCCGATTGCCATAGTTATTCTAAATGAATATCGTTTGTTTAACCGTATGTCGTATATTAGGgtggtacaaaaatatattcttgtttAGTATTTAGCATATTAACGGGATgtcaagtaaaattaataataaaatttgctttAAGAAAGCTGGCatgtgaataattttaaagaataattatattttaccatgCCAGCACTTACTTAAAGCGAAGAAAGAACAGGCAAAGAAATCCATCTACATAATtgcataattatgttaaaaaaaaaaacacatttggGTAAAAACCGCGTcaatttactaatttatatttcgaaGAGAACGTATTGTGCGGAGGCTAATAGTCCTTTGGCATTGTCTAAAATTGGCCTATCAAGAAAATCGGCTCGCACCGCGTTTCGCGTGCGTccaaaaacacaataaataaagagaatttCTTCACAAATTTCCACACGGacgtatgaaaaataataacagcGCGCCCGAAACGGCCTAGTTTTTTGCGAGGCGCGCCACAAAAAAGGAGGCGGGCTCAAAAGGTCCTTTTTCGAATTTACGACTTCGACACGAAAGCTGGTAATGTTGCCAATTATGGTGGTAAAGAATTTTTGCAATTACTTTCGTGCGGTTAGGTGTCTCGTTTTTTTTTGAGGGCTGCGGGCACAATGGGACCATCTATGCCTCAGACGTTAAGTGCTGTTGTAATTTGTTGGTAACCTTTGTGGCGAGGTGCCCGGGGTTCGTTCGCCGACCTATTGTGCGATTATGTAAACTTTTAAGATCCGCAATATTATTGTGGCTAATATATTCTGTTCGCGGAGGAACGCGAGCGACAATGGACGCCTCGAGATTTGTTGATAGCGTGTTGAAGATCACACGATATTGGTGTTCTTTATttgtaggtataatattttttatatattaacatcTAGATTCTTGACCAGCATTGCCTAAACAATGGGTCGAGACCTAAACCTCACGGGGGAATATCGGGTGGGCTCTAAAAATAGGAGGTTCGATCGACAGCCGGAAGGTCAATAATGAACGAGAAAGTTAACTAAAATCCTTATCGAAACAGCATTACtcgtatgttattattaattattaatttctaataaagtattaaagatacggtgaaggaaaatatcgtgaggaaacctgcacatctgagaagttctctataggaatttcgagggtgtgtgaagtctaccaatccgctctaggccagcgtggtggactaaggcctaatccctctcagtagtagaggaggcccgtgctccgcagcgggcaagtatataatacagggctgatattattattaaagataactTCATGACAGCCAAGAGGTGAGTCTAGAAATTGTAAGATTTTATTAGGTGGGTCGTAGTCTAGCCAACTTTGGAAACCACTGGCCAAGATTGCCATTAACATTCATTTTTGAAAGTTTAACACTGCACGATAAAATAAATCTTCGAGTTGACATTTATCTAtccatatattttcaatatttttcatttaataaatcgATTAATCATGTCATAAATATTAGTTGCAAATATAAGAAATAGTCAAAATCAACTTCCGCATATTATTAATGGATCGttgcatttaatatttgaatatcttgtaataaaaaaatcatctattCTGATGCAGGCCACTTAATCATcaagaaaacttttttaaacaaacacgAAGTGCAACACGTATTTACATTGGCTATAAACGCTTATAAACAAGAACTCAACAGTGCTTGCATAATGCATCTTTTTATTGATGTTAGGCCTTTTATATGTTAGGTTCCATTTGTATctggtactaccgcaatgtctatgtctgccgccaagcagcagcgtgtacgCCCTATTGAGTaccggtttgaaaaacattgtagccatcATTATGCGACTTACATCTACGTCTCAGGGTTACGGGCGccacactttgtaattcattctgtaggtgttgctactgtttatgagcgatcGTTTACCTTCAGATGAGTAGCATGCACGTCTCGTCGTTCAATTACAATACGAAATAAGACACTCCGTTGGTCTCTTTAAACAGGAGTCAGTCTGAGAATACCCAGACGGGCTTTAACATACAAAACTACCACCATctaataatttatctttttgaTCAATACAAATTTCCCATCATCATTCTCTTACAGTATATCTagacaatcaaaattattaagttGATCACCATCAGGTATCACAATCACGCATCGCTGCTAATAGAGTGAAAAGTCCTGTCCTTCCTTAACAATCAATACAGTCTTAAGGAAATTCATCACCACCGCCTTGCAAGACTACCGTGATGCATGAATATTAGTAACTCGCGAGTCAGTCGATCCCAAGGTGCCATAGTCATAATTCTGATAAGTCAACTCACCAGTCCTGCCCTTCCCTGCTTTACAGTGCACCGCCGCCACGTTCCTCGAGTCGGTGCTGAGCCACTTGTGCACGTCCTCGCAGAACGGCTGGATCAGCTCGATGTTCGGCGGCATGTGGTCTTTGAACGCGTACTTCGCCACCTGGAATGGACGGTTTGAGCTTTTAGCGATGAAAACCCGTAGAGGTGGTGAAATAGATTCTTCTTGACAACACTACCGTCTATAAACGGTTTGGCAATCTTCGATAACTATTcgaaaataagtaataatatttaccaatattaaaatgtacaataattatgtcaaaATTAAGCGCTTATCCTACCCAGTAATATGTGTATATggtaaccaaaaaataaatacgaaataaatgatttggacagggaaaaatatttaaatagacaaTCCTACCCCAGTCTACccgattaatttttattaagggTTGCCAACtacttacaaattttaataaataaaatacaaaatacgaacttaaaatatttctacccTTGCTGGCATCCCAATGTGAGAGTCCCTCGGGCAAGGCGACCTTTTTTTGAGGCACGACAACCGCCTGCCGGTTCTTTATTGGTGACTTTGTACGGTTACATACCAACCCTAAAACCCGTCTGGTCGATAGGCGAAGACCGCGGCGCTACCTAAGTTCCAGACGTAAAAATGCGTGCCGTTGTAACTCCCGTTAAAATTTAAACGTTACATTATGTAACTGcattgaaaatatattcattttataaaatcgttTTCTAATATGTATCTATTAACTCTTAAAATTTTTCTTTCCTTATTTAATTATGCTTAGATTTTAGTTTGAAACTTGCTATCTGTGTCTTTAGTTTATTaatgctaatattaaaaatatttttacaaataaatttattgtactaaaatgttaataaaaactgGTTTCCGTGAGAATTCTAAACTCACGTGTCTCTTTGCCATAATCAACTTTAAGTGTGGATAAATAAAGGCGGTAATAGCAAATTCTGACTCCGCGAAGAAGACACCCCTAATATTTATGTCTGCTTTCCTAGAaacttaatgtttataatatttattctggtACTTCAAAGTAGTATATTGTAGAACTACATCTTATAAATACCACCAGACAACCTTCGGTAGTCTTCACTTCTGCACCCAGCTAGACCTAATTTAATTGGTCGAGCAAAGCGCAAGCGCAAGCCCTACCTTTGGTAACCACTGATGAACTCTCCAAAGCTCCCTCTAACAAAGCCAAATAGCTTGACGCAAAATCATACGCCTCGGTAAATACATCATAAGGGAAAACAGGGGGGAGAGGGGAGGGGATGCGGAAACTGTAACCGATGACACGTCCAGTTACAGCTTGATAACTGACCGCGTTACTGTGAGTCAACCAGTGCGCTCGCAGTTATACATCACTGACTCAAAATCAAATTTACCTATACTTGTGGACATATTTGGTCGGAATATTGATTAAGAACACACATACTCACGCTTTTATTCAAACAAGGGTcagcagagacgcaactagtgcacccacatGTACGCACGATGTGATATCGAGCGAGCCTAAGCGAATCGGGCACACATTTCACTCTTGGGAAGGATAcattaaaatccaatattaccTAACGCAACGATGGCTAAAGAACCCCAGACCTGGAAGGTTGTACCGCTgttcgcaatacaactacaccgcatatgtttcttaatattaaaatactatcgcGATTAGACAAAGGAGATTTAAAGACCTTCATTTTTTTTACCCAACAGGTTTAGTTTTCAAGTGGCATCCATAAAcgtacacacaaaaaaaaatgtagcatCATTATCAATCATTAAGAAGACACGATGTTCCACGACTTAGTCTATCTGTTTGcctaatttcatccaaattcattcAGCAGTTCATGCATTAACAGTCATCTACACATCGTTACaaacatgaataatatttagtagaataaaaatataataataaatattgcctatatttattttacctatatACGTCAAGTATTGCGGATCACAACTTTTTCTCTGAAAAATACGTCATCAaggcaatattaaataataaattaaaattattgttgaatgTCGCTTAGAATAAAACAGTTATAATGTGTTTAATGAGTTAATAACAGATTGTAGGTATAAATGTGTCGAGTACCAAGTCACATACTTCCTTAAACTTCCCTCAATCATATAACCGTGGGATCgacgcaaaataattttgtaacaagaaggattttacaaaatttctaCGACCACTCGATTACGCCTTCACTATTATTTGCAGAAGAGAAACATTCTTTCTAGGGATCGAACCTCCGCTTTGTTGCTTTACAGCCGGCTCATGACGCTGCGCCATGTCGATAATTGAAATCCGTATGACACAAAAACCACAATATAATTGGAACCACTAATCgcctttttataataaaacactaaGGATGTAAGCACatacgattttttaaaatcggCGTTTGGCAATTTAATTGCGCTTTGGGCGCTTCATAAATCGACTATCTTTTATCCTTACACCATAACCTTTTCAACGCCGCTGATCGGAGATCGTTTAGGCTTTTTAGGACCTTGATACAAAACCTCAGTATACTATGTACGCATTGAACGAAATTTCCTAAACGCCATATAATACGCAAGCAATGTCCAACAGGCGCGAACAAAATTCACCAAAACGACATATCCACGCCGCGACAAAATCGTCGATCGCCGACGCTAAAGTGTGCACATTACTTTAGTCATTGTATTAATGAGGGTGCGATAATGCAGTATGCACAATGATGTAGGCATCATTAGTCGATATCGTTTGTGTGCATTATCTTATCAATCGACCCCGACTAATGCATACTACGACCCTAGAAGTGGAAGTCTGTACCTACGCTCGGGACATAGCTAGCATTTTTAATGTTGGTAAACAGGTTTAATACCAATATTTGTTAGACTATTTGGGAAGCCGACTTGCTGAAGTTGGTTGTGTCTACAGCACGAATACTGTATagactattttttaatttaataacaatggAAAGTAGCTCTTCAATGgaggtaattgatttattctgagacattttttatatttaaaatacgcgCGAGAATTTACTTGAATAGATTTTATGCCCGTTACAGCATAAAGCTCTTAATTCTTTCACGTTGTGGTAAAAATCCAATCCCTTCCGATACAACGGAGACATTAGTTACATCTCAATACAAATCCATCCACATTCGTATGCAGAAAAAGCTACATGTATCCTCGCACATTGTCCAGTCATTTCCTCTAATGGCATTATAATAAACACTATAATTGTACACCCACTGATGTATTGCACGTACGAGAAACTTCTAATTTGGGTCAttatatagttaatatttttttaatgatcgcGAGAATCAATTGACGCGTCGTCTTATCAGTGGGAATAATATACTGGCGTACACATAGTATTGGCATCGTGTGATAGTGAACTACTTTCGTTAGGGCGACACCACACGATCCGTGTCAAAACACGTTGCGTCGATCGGtgatttagattatttttatataaacattaagacaatttaatggtaaaattgttttgcgttggatagtacgAATTTATAGATTCAATAGTTTTAGGTTACGATAAAACTTGCAAAAAGTGGAATAATCTATGGCGAATAATATCATTATCAATGGCAAAAGTTATATTAAAGAAAGGTAATTTTATTACCTCCCAAATAGCCACTTTTAATCTAAATTTAACcggaaaatttataataaataaccaatAATGTGCCAACGTTAATTGTTTCACGAGAAAAACGAGATTTAAAACATGTTGGTAAAATTTATAAGTCAATAATTCATGGTACCCTTTTCAATTATCGTTCGGGATTATTGAACATTTTTACTAAAGAATATAACATAGAATCTTGTATAAGAGAACCAGTGATTATATTAgaccattaaatatttatataataaacttttaatattaaacgcTTGTCTAATACACATCTggagttaatttaattaatttataatcgatTGCCGTGTGACACGCACCGAACGCCGAGCACGAGCAATATAACCTGTCCTTGCATCAGAATCTGCATGCATAATTCGAATTGCACGCGGATATCCTCCGGTTATCCTTCGCAGAAGTAGGTGAAGCGagatatacaggctgatgcaAAAAAATAGTGtacgtttatttaaaacttggTCGTATTGTGACTAAGTCGCTTACGACGTTTCAAATCTTAAACTACGATCCGATCCCGCGAATAAA is part of the Manduca sexta isolate Smith_Timp_Sample1 chromosome 10, JHU_Msex_v1.0, whole genome shotgun sequence genome and harbors:
- the LOC115441808 gene encoding phosphatidylinositol 3,4,5-trisphosphate 3-phosphatase and dual-specificity protein phosphatase PTEN isoform X1, producing MGVCVSCRRRERKAPEKRSVPGAGGPAKGAAAELLPRRVNRLTAMANSMSNIKMTNPIKGIVSKRRIRYTKHGFNLDLAYITDRLIAMGFPAEKLEAVYRNHIDEVNRFLEKMHKDHYKIYNLCWERSYDSSKFQGNVAKYAFKDHMPPNIELIQPFCEDVHKWLSTDSRNVAAVHCKAGKGRTGTMVCCYLLYSGQMATADEALKFYGTKRTLDEKGVTIPSQRRYVEYYAALLRSGVQYRATKVHVRSLVLSPAPPALNGSHSAPELAISQAHPPFKTPSGCQEVSRTETGLRVHLTHCTPLYGDVRVDVYNKPKLKMGKEKMFHFWFNTFFVASELAEGAQRVTPLPDSQYRPNLETFKLTLNKWQLDDAHKDKQHKNYSPDFKVELIIQKMPESSRFVAHAESRAASAASSSASSCSEPDTEPDAHWDSGEHARPRVRACWRDFSGRFADHGRQRTDGA
- the LOC115441808 gene encoding phosphatidylinositol 3,4,5-trisphosphate 3-phosphatase and dual-specificity protein phosphatase PTEN isoform X2, with the translated sequence MGVCVSCRRRERKAPEKRSVPGAGGPAKGAAAELLPRRVNRLTAMANSMSNIKMTNPIKGIVSKRRIRYTKHGFNLDLAYITDRLIAMGFPAEKLEAVYRNHIDEVNRFLEKMHKDHYKIYNLCWERSYDSSKFQGNVAKYAFKDHMPPNIELIQPFCEDVHKWLSTDSRNVAAVHCKAGKGRTGTMVCCYLLYSGQMATADEALKFYGTKRTLDEKGVTIPSQRRYVEYYAALLRSGVQYRATKVHVRSLVLSPAPPALNGSHSAPELAISQAHPPFKTPSGCQEVSRTETGLRVHLTHCTPLYGDVRVDVYNKPKLKMGKEKMFHFWFNTFFVASELAEGAQRVTPLPDSPNLETFKLTLNKWQLDDAHKDKQHKNYSPDFKVELIIQKMPESSRFVAHAESRAASAASSSASSCSEPDTEPDAHWDSGEHARPRVRACWRDFSGRFADHGRQRTDGA
- the LOC115441808 gene encoding phosphatidylinositol 3,4,5-trisphosphate 3-phosphatase and dual-specificity protein phosphatase PTEN isoform X3 — translated: MGVCVSCRRRERKAPEKRSVPGAGGPAKGAAAELLPRRVNRLTAMANSMSNIKMTNPIKGIVSKRRIRYTKHGFNLDLAYITDRLIAMGFPAEKLEAVYRNHIDEVNRFLEKMHKDHYKIYNLCWERSYDSSKFQGNVAKYAFKDHMPPNIELIQPFCEDVHKWLSTDSRNVAAVHCKAGKGRTGTMVCCYLLYSGQMATADEALKFYGTKRTLDEKGVTIPSQRRYVEYYAALLRSGVQYRATKVHVRSLVLSPAPPALNGSHSAPELAISQAHPPFKTPSGCQEVSRTETGLRVHLTHCTPLYGDVRVDVYNKPKLKMGKEKMFHFWFNTFFVASELAEGAQRVTPLPDSQYRPNLETFKLTLNKWQLDDAHKDKQHKNYSPDFKVELIIQKMPESSRFVAHAESRAASAASSSASSCSEPDTEPDAHWDSGQMCERVGCYRQLSPDHSNNT
- the LOC115441808 gene encoding phosphatidylinositol 3,4,5-trisphosphate 3-phosphatase and dual-specificity protein phosphatase PTEN isoform X5 → MGVCVSCRRRERKAPEKRSVPGAGGPAKGAAAELLPRRVNRLTAMANSMSNIKMTNPIKGIVSKRRIRYTKHGFNLDLAYITDRLIAMGFPAEKLEAVYRNHIDEVNRFLEKMHKDHYKIYNLCWERSYDSSKFQGNVAKYAFKDHMPPNIELIQPFCEDVHKWLSTDSRNVAAVHCKAGKGRTGTMVCCYLLYSGQMATADEALKFYGTKRTLDEKGVTIPSQRRYVEYYAALLRSGVQYRATKVHVRSLVLSPAPPALNGSHSAPELAISQAHPPFKTPSGCQEVSRTETGLRVHLTHCTPLYGDVRVDVYNKPKLKMGKEKMFHFWFNTFFVASELAEGAQRVTPLPDSQYRPNLETFKLTLNKWQLDDAHKDKQHKNYSPDFKVELIIQKMPESSRFVAHAESRAASAASSSASSCSEPDTEPDAHWDSGESTYL
- the LOC115441808 gene encoding phosphatidylinositol 3,4,5-trisphosphate 3-phosphatase and dual-specificity protein phosphatase PTEN isoform X4, coding for MGVCVSCRRRERKAPEKRSVPGAGGPAKGAAAELLPRRVNRLTAMANSMSNIKMTNPIKGIVSKRRIRYTKHGFNLDLAYITDRLIAMGFPAEKLEAVYRNHIDEVNRFLEKMHKDHYKIYNLCWERSYDSSKFQGNVAKYAFKDHMPPNIELIQPFCEDVHKWLSTDSRNVAAVHCKAGKGRTGTMVCCYLLYSGQMATADEALKFYGTKRTLDEKGVTIPSQRRYVEYYAALLRSGVQYRATKVHVRSLVLSPAPPALNGSHSAPELAISQAHPPFKTPSGCQEVSRTETGLRVHLTHCTPLYGDVRVDVYNKPKLKMGKEKMFHFWFNTFFVASELAEGAQRVTPLPDSPNLETFKLTLNKWQLDDAHKDKQHKNYSPDFKVELIIQKMPESSRFVAHAESRAASAASSSASSCSEPDTEPDAHWDSGQMCERVGCYRQLSPDHSNNT